From Dethiosulfovibrio faecalis, the proteins below share one genomic window:
- a CDS encoding helix-turn-helix transcriptional regulator: MKNVQENYRPQVHYYSNRLKDKLRKIRDFRTTFIEAPSGAGKTTAIRDFFNCPDMNSPSIRWFVASEEPGTSGWTRFCHVLGEIDPYAGSRLLHLGFPVEDNQGEIAQALVDLVCDDETYLVCDNFQFIHKSLPLSVWRALVDHGGYGLRVVIITQQLSSRGLAILGNANVLRVENEDLCLTEEEIGGYYGLAGVDLDLDQRRRLYLYSEGWIAALYLQLVGYARTGSLEGRSSIHELVNELFWKGLSLEDRQVLFRLSPFDNFTVPQLSFLLGLDRVPDDLLERLEGWIFVRYDIESRRYFLHAILLDFVRSAIRDEPEAFQRGILAAAGGWCASQGDKTQALLFLYRIRDYRGILSLDLHCYDMTRVTLDAGREYMLKFLRDTVGNSTVEMRCDYAFNFISMAFEAFKLGDVELYVGLCREMEAVLDGSDIDEESRRSLRGELYLARSFGFYNDIEAMGKDHSRAYELLGPNSKLFKPDTPWTFGWPSVLGMFHSGVGELDRELSDMDRWLPQYNSLTSGNGSGAELIFRAEALLHKGQDDEAEPLVLRALEITKRLNQDSLYLCAAFLLQRMALLRGDGPVFTDSRAMRDRCARMSSYALSNRITEVATGFISCLLGDPDGVPARVCSDGFLKGASPAVPFSCIVYGRLALLTVRERDLILRSEELLFPARRYRNLLVEIYMGIYLSVAYYRLGRDSDGAEALGRALDMAMPDGLILPFAENADVLGRSLDAVVEECWSSERQMFSSLVKRYSVGKERVLQGLSGREAAKGLTFRENDVALLVSEGLSNREIADRLFLSENTVKFYLKSIFQKLRIKSRRDIKKILSFR; encoded by the coding sequence GTGAAAAACGTCCAGGAAAATTACCGTCCTCAGGTCCACTATTATTCCAACAGGTTAAAGGACAAACTGAGGAAGATCCGTGATTTTAGAACGACGTTTATCGAGGCTCCCTCCGGTGCAGGCAAGACTACGGCCATACGAGATTTTTTCAATTGTCCGGATATGAATTCCCCTTCGATTCGTTGGTTCGTAGCCAGTGAGGAGCCTGGCACGTCGGGCTGGACCAGGTTTTGCCATGTCCTGGGGGAGATAGACCCCTACGCAGGATCCCGACTTTTGCATCTTGGTTTTCCCGTCGAGGACAATCAGGGAGAGATCGCCCAGGCTCTCGTCGATCTGGTATGTGACGATGAAACCTACCTTGTATGCGATAATTTTCAGTTTATCCACAAAAGCCTTCCTCTGTCGGTCTGGAGGGCTCTAGTCGATCATGGTGGATATGGTCTTAGGGTGGTCATCATCACCCAGCAGCTCTCCTCCAGAGGGCTGGCGATTTTGGGCAACGCCAACGTCCTTAGGGTTGAGAACGAGGATCTGTGTCTCACGGAGGAAGAGATCGGAGGCTACTACGGTCTGGCTGGGGTTGACCTGGACTTGGATCAGAGACGTCGTCTTTACCTCTATTCGGAGGGGTGGATCGCCGCGCTGTATCTCCAGCTGGTGGGCTATGCCCGAACCGGTTCTCTTGAGGGCAGATCAAGTATTCATGAGCTTGTAAACGAGTTGTTTTGGAAAGGACTTTCCCTAGAGGATCGTCAGGTCCTGTTCCGTTTGTCTCCTTTCGACAACTTTACCGTTCCACAGCTGTCCTTCCTTCTCGGTCTTGACCGGGTTCCTGATGATTTACTCGAGAGATTGGAAGGGTGGATCTTTGTCCGCTACGATATCGAAAGTCGTCGGTATTTTCTACATGCCATACTCCTGGACTTCGTTCGTTCCGCCATCCGAGATGAGCCGGAAGCCTTTCAAAGAGGGATCCTGGCTGCCGCCGGGGGATGGTGTGCCTCTCAGGGAGACAAGACCCAGGCGTTGCTTTTTCTCTATCGCATACGTGATTACCGAGGGATTCTCTCGCTGGATCTCCATTGTTACGACATGACCAGGGTCACCTTGGACGCGGGGCGGGAATATATGCTGAAATTTCTTCGGGATACGGTAGGTAACTCCACCGTCGAGATGCGATGCGACTACGCGTTCAATTTTATATCCATGGCTTTTGAGGCCTTTAAACTGGGGGACGTCGAGCTCTACGTCGGTCTCTGTAGAGAGATGGAGGCTGTCCTGGATGGCAGTGATATAGACGAGGAAAGCCGTAGGTCCCTGAGGGGCGAGCTTTACCTTGCGAGGTCGTTCGGTTTTTACAACGATATAGAGGCGATGGGGAAAGACCATAGCCGTGCCTACGAGCTTCTGGGTCCCAACAGTAAGCTCTTCAAGCCCGACACCCCTTGGACCTTCGGGTGGCCGTCGGTTCTGGGCATGTTTCACAGCGGGGTTGGCGAACTGGACAGGGAGCTGTCCGACATGGATCGGTGGCTTCCCCAGTACAATTCCCTGACCTCCGGGAACGGCAGTGGGGCGGAGTTGATATTCAGGGCAGAGGCCCTGCTTCATAAAGGCCAGGACGACGAGGCGGAGCCATTGGTCCTTCGGGCGCTGGAGATCACCAAACGATTGAACCAAGATAGTCTCTACCTCTGCGCGGCCTTTTTGTTGCAGAGGATGGCCCTGCTGAGGGGAGACGGACCGGTCTTCACGGATAGTCGTGCGATGAGAGATCGTTGTGCTCGTATGTCATCCTACGCTCTGTCAAACCGTATAACCGAGGTGGCGACGGGCTTTATCTCCTGCCTTCTAGGTGATCCGGACGGAGTCCCCGCCAGGGTATGTTCCGATGGCTTTCTTAAAGGGGCATCCCCTGCGGTTCCCTTTTCCTGCATAGTGTACGGTCGTCTAGCTCTTCTGACCGTAAGGGAGAGGGATCTAATCCTGAGATCCGAGGAGCTGCTGTTTCCGGCGCGAAGGTATCGAAACCTACTTGTGGAGATCTACATGGGTATCTATCTTTCGGTGGCCTATTATCGTCTTGGCAGGGATTCCGACGGAGCCGAGGCCCTTGGCAGAGCTCTTGACATGGCCATGCCGGATGGGCTTATACTGCCTTTTGCCGAAAACGCCGATGTCCTAGGGCGCTCTCTCGATGCGGTAGTGGAGGAGTGCTGGAGCTCCGAGAGGCAGATGTTCTCCTCTTTAGTAAAGCGTTATTCCGTGGGAAAGGAGAGGGTACTACAGGGCCTCTCCGGTAGAGAGGCAGCGAAGGGACTGACCTTCAGGGAAAACGACGTAGCCCTTCTGGTAAGCGAGGGGTTGAGCAACCGGGAAATAGCGGACAGGCTCTTTCTATCCGAGAACACGGTAAAGTTCTATCTGAAGTCCATCTTCCAGAAGCTGAGAATCAAATCTCGTAGAGATATAAAAAAGATCCTCTCGTTTCGCTAA
- a CDS encoding DUF2442 domain-containing protein, with translation MNVDFIKSVMPLNDWRLFVEMETGSLMVVDLSHKLDTARFGDLRDFEFFRSVSTDGDIVLWGGGRVRLTARELMDVVFVDKKEDL, from the coding sequence ATGAATGTGGATTTTATCAAATCGGTGATGCCTCTCAACGACTGGCGTCTATTTGTGGAGATGGAGACGGGGAGCCTGATGGTTGTCGATCTTTCCCATAAACTTGATACCGCAAGATTTGGTGACCTAAGGGATTTTGAGTTCTTTCGATCGGTCTCCACCGATGGCGATATCGTCTTGTGGGGAGGCGGCCGAGTGCGGCTGACGGCCCGAGAGCTTATGGACGTCGTCTTCGTGGATAAAAAGGAGGATTTATAA
- a CDS encoding XAC2610-related protein: protein MKLLARSVFTCLVMIILATPGVSMDMAPLIFKVSDDGPSLSVTVKDKAVIVLNGDRTVQEFPRRGDALEEGEERSIEVLAALDMNFDGFTDFRVAREPGVPNLYYSCYLWDPETRKFEENGPLGDVSNPVFDKEAGRISAFTHQSVTDNQKEEFRWIDGELTLIWRKSQRYDEDRALFVVTEEILNDRGSMETVYERSFDEVQISRYTDGEPCLDEETISFISKASRELLSSDISGEGELNGTGITDGLQVAAWVFNLENGDLVCFEVPDDRSGLFINMGYENGTFRVESDDKLTMGERVF from the coding sequence ATGAAGCTGCTGGCGAGATCCGTTTTTACATGTCTGGTGATGATTATCCTGGCCACGCCTGGGGTCTCCATGGACATGGCTCCGCTGATCTTCAAGGTCAGTGACGATGGCCCCTCCCTCTCTGTGACAGTAAAAGATAAGGCGGTAATAGTCTTGAACGGAGACAGGACGGTGCAGGAGTTCCCCCGGAGGGGAGATGCCTTGGAGGAGGGCGAGGAACGATCTATCGAGGTCTTAGCTGCCTTGGATATGAATTTCGACGGATTTACCGACTTTAGGGTCGCAAGAGAGCCAGGGGTCCCTAATCTGTACTACTCGTGCTATCTCTGGGATCCCGAGACGAGGAAATTCGAGGAAAACGGCCCCCTAGGGGATGTTTCCAACCCGGTTTTCGATAAAGAGGCTGGGAGAATCTCCGCCTTTACCCATCAAAGTGTTACGGACAATCAGAAGGAGGAATTTCGCTGGATCGATGGAGAGCTGACTCTGATATGGCGCAAGTCCCAGCGTTACGATGAAGACCGTGCACTTTTCGTCGTGACAGAAGAGATCCTTAACGACAGAGGATCGATGGAAACCGTATATGAACGCTCTTTCGACGAGGTTCAGATCAGTCGGTACACCGACGGAGAGCCCTGTTTGGACGAGGAGACGATCTCATTTATCTCGAAAGCCTCAAGGGAGTTGTTGAGCTCGGATATCTCTGGCGAGGGAGAGCTTAACGGAACGGGCATCACCGACGGATTGCAGGTGGCTGCATGGGTCTTCAACCTCGAGAACGGAGATCTGGTCTGCTTCGAGGTCCCCGACGACCGGTCTGGTCTGTTCATCAATATGGGATACGAGAACGGTACTTTCAGGGTCGAGTCAGACGATAAGCTAACCATGGGAGAAAGGGTCTTCTGA